From a region of the Mucilaginibacter auburnensis genome:
- the porX gene encoding T9SS response regulator signal transducer PorX: MQDTNILWADDEIDLLKPHVLFLNEKGYKVTTVTNGNDAIEAFTNAYFDLVFLDENMPGLTGIETLARIKNINNDVPIVMITKSEEEYLMEDAIGSKIDDYLIKPVHPKQILLTIKKLTENKRLVTERTTMAYQQDFRNLGITLNDNLSYQEWVDVYKKLIYWELELQQLEDAGMHEILTMQKAEANTQFCKFVEKNYLGWLKNPEDAPINSSQLFRKKVFPKLDGKGPLFFILIDNLRYDQFKIINPIISEYFRLEEEDTYYSILPTATQYARNSIFAGLMPLDMEKRFPDKWQNDEDEGGKNLFEADFLADQLSRVLRKDVKHSYHKILNLDEGRNLNDTVSNLLKNDLNVVVYNFVDMLSHARTDMQMIRELASDDAAYRSLTLSWFEHSPLLDLLKFLSTKQARVIISTDHGTIRVKKPSKLIGDRNTNTNLRYKQGRNLNFNAKDVFHIRNPHDAMLPKLHVSSSFVFAKEDTFFVYPNNYNHFVNFYNETFQHGGISLEEMIIPVVTYGPK; this comes from the coding sequence ATGCAAGATACCAACATACTTTGGGCCGACGACGAAATAGATCTGTTAAAACCACACGTGCTTTTTCTAAATGAAAAAGGATATAAGGTGACTACCGTAACCAATGGTAATGATGCCATTGAAGCTTTTACCAATGCCTATTTCGATCTGGTTTTTTTGGATGAGAATATGCCCGGCCTAACCGGTATTGAAACACTGGCGCGCATCAAAAATATTAATAACGATGTACCGATTGTAATGATCACCAAAAGCGAGGAAGAGTATTTGATGGAAGACGCTATCGGTTCAAAAATTGATGATTACCTTATTAAACCGGTGCACCCCAAACAGATATTGCTCACCATAAAAAAACTAACGGAGAATAAGCGTCTGGTAACCGAACGTACCACCATGGCTTATCAGCAGGATTTCCGGAACCTGGGTATTACTTTAAATGACAACCTGAGCTACCAGGAGTGGGTTGATGTTTACAAGAAATTGATATACTGGGAATTGGAGCTGCAGCAGCTGGAAGACGCAGGTATGCATGAAATATTAACCATGCAAAAGGCCGAGGCCAATACACAGTTCTGCAAGTTTGTTGAGAAGAACTATCTTGGATGGCTCAAAAATCCGGAAGACGCGCCGATAAATTCAAGTCAGCTGTTCCGGAAAAAAGTATTTCCTAAACTGGATGGTAAAGGCCCGCTGTTTTTTATACTGATAGATAATTTGCGCTATGATCAGTTCAAGATCATTAATCCTATCATCTCAGAATATTTCCGTTTGGAGGAAGAAGATACTTATTATAGTATACTGCCTACCGCCACCCAATATGCACGAAACTCCATTTTCGCCGGCCTGATGCCGCTGGATATGGAGAAACGCTTCCCTGATAAATGGCAAAATGATGAAGACGAAGGCGGAAAGAACCTGTTTGAAGCTGATTTCCTGGCTGATCAGCTCAGCAGAGTATTGCGCAAAGACGTTAAGCACTCTTACCATAAAATATTGAACCTGGACGAAGGCCGCAATCTGAATGATACGGTTAGCAATTTACTGAAAAACGATCTGAATGTAGTGGTTTACAACTTTGTTGACATGCTGTCTCACGCGCGTACTGATATGCAAATGATACGCGAGCTGGCCAGCGACGATGCAGCTTACCGCTCTTTAACACTATCTTGGTTTGAGCACTCGCCACTGTTAGACCTGCTTAAGTTTCTAAGTACCAAACAGGCGCGTGTTATTATCTCTACAGACCATGGCACCATCCGTGTAAAAAAACCAAGCAAGTTAATTGGCGACCGCAATACCAATACCAACTTACGTTACAAACAGGGCCGTAATCTTAATTTTAACGCGAAAGACGTTTTCCATATACGCAACCCGCATGACGCTATGCTGCCTAAACTGCATGTAAGTTCAAGTTTTGTTTTTGCTAAAGAGGATACCTTTTTTGTTTACCCTAACAACTACAACCACTTTGTTAATTTTTATAACGAGACCTTTCAGCATGGGGGTATCTCTTTAGAAGAAATGATCATCCCGGTAGTTACTTA